A segment of the Colletotrichum destructivum chromosome 3, complete sequence genome:
ccctcgaccttgcTCGCATGAGTGCATCGCCACTCTTTCCACTCTCTTACAGGATCTACTTACCTTTAACTCTTGCAGAGTCATTAAAAGCAACGCTAACGCGGCCACCATAGTCGACCTGGTATCCTTGCTCTTATCAACGACGCAGACTGGGAACtcgagggggaggaggcgtACGAGGTTCAAAGTGGTGACAACATCCTTTTCGTCTCGACGCTCCATGGAGGTTagagagagactgagagactgagaagggggagggggcgtggGCGATATTCGAGCCAATGGCACATCGACCTGCTTGGGCCCTGCAAGTGGTTGCGGCCGTATCTTTGGGTACCTGGAACTGGTAAGATGCATCCCCGGGGATGCGGCGCGGATAGAACGACGTTGAAACTTAGACGCCCTCCCCCACCCCATTTCTCCACTCTCTTCTTGCAgccgcatcgcatcgcattTGCCTCGACTAGTCTGCGGCCGTAGCCGTCAACTCGGCCGACGGGGGGACGCACGCCGTGCTTCCGACCGCTGagtctcttcttctctctgaGCCTGTGTGCTCTGCGTGCTACATATACACCATAGCCCTACGTCCGTTGCCATGCCGCCAGCAACGCGATGAAACGCCCCGGCAGATACCTCCCCTGGTCCCCGCGACCCTGCAACTACCAACGCCTTGCCTGCCACATGTCTCTTAGTCGCATCGTGGCGGCTGCTTCTTCACCCCTCGTGTCCCCCTTGCTTCTTCGCTCTCTAGGAAACCCCGATTGCCCTCGTatcgtcttgtcgtcgtcgtcctaTGTCCCCAGTGCAACGTTCATCGTGGCATCGCGCGCGGGATGGGCCTCCGGGAAGCCTGTCAACGTCGCATACACTGCCGCGCGCGACGTTGGACCCGATGGGATGGCGTTGCGTTGGGGGATTATCAACCAATTTTGGCGCCACTCGAGGCGGTCAAGGGGGTTCATGTCCGGTCGTCCACTATGTGTTtgcggccgagatgacggagaGAAAGAGATTGGATCAGCGGACCTCATCTGGAGTGTACAAGCGCCAGCGGTAGTCCACTGCTGCACCGTAACGGGAAATGAAATGCTCTCCATGCTCACCTGAAAACGAGGCCATCACCAATGCTACCATTGAGCAGAGAAGCCAAGCAGCCGCGAgccccgggggggggggggggggggtggagatTACAGGTACACTCTAGGCTCTATCTCCCCCGGCGCGCGCACATACGACGAGGCGGTGAAGAAATAAGGGGACCTCGTCATGATGATCGATGGTGTACATTTGCAGCAGGGTCGCTTGCTGcagcccttttttttttgtatTCGCGTCAATATccttctttgctgttggcCGCTGCGCCGTACATCTCTCGCCATGCTGCAGGAAGAAGCAAATCCGGAAAGACGCCAAATGCCGCCGTCCCCACGCCCCTCAcctcaccccctcccttcgCCGTACGTATGGGGTGACAGCGAGCCGGGGCGAAaaggaaggaagagagagggcgCTTCTAGAAGGCCAGCTCGCGGATACACACCCGCCTCAAAGGCCCCCACGCACATGGCATTCTCATAAGCTATGCTCAAGATGGATTCTGATGCTTTCTCGGTCCTTGCATTCGTGAGTGGCGTTTATGGTATTCCAAATGCAAGCGGGAGACGTCACCCGTCCCGTTTGCAGAGCGTATTTATGCCCAGCCGACGAGTCCTTCTTTGCGTGACAGGACAGAACGAAAATAGCAACATCGACTGAGACTGGACCCTCCGTTTTCTCCAAAGGGCGCCGGATCTCTGTGCTCCTCTGCTCTTCTCACTGCTTTTGGCGGCACATCAGATCCTGCTGGTGGCTGGCGTGCCTGGGCTCGCCGTGAGACCCGGGCGGCACTTTTGGGGGAATCCGTGAGTAAACGTACGTTGGAGGGGAATATCATCGGGCGAGATGTTCGAGGATCATAAATAGGGAGGTATGATCCGATCAGTCGTGTTACACGGCTGCTGCTTGCTGAACGATCCATCCCATTGTCGTCGGACGTCGCCAGAACCCCTAGAATGACATGGAAAGGCTGAGACGGGTGGTTACCAAAGACGAGAGGATTGAGGACCTAGTACGAGGTAAAGCTAATGGAGTTGGTATTCTGATTGTCTACGTTCTTCGTGTGACGCGATCCGGACTGTCCATTCTGTTCTGCTATGCTAAGATGGGTGTATCATTTTTCTGTACTACGTGAATTCGACCCCGAGACAGAAACACTAAATAGGGATATATAAGAGAGTACGGTAACGACAAGGGTTAACACAATTTCGATTCGATCAACTTAACTGTTCACGTGACATTTTGTCAGACGGTTAGGTCAGTTGAGCCCTGGGACCAAAGGGCGGGCATGGCCCTTTGTGGTTTACACCACATACAGTTACGATTGTACTACTGAAGGGAGACACACGTCGGCCTGGACTGGCTGTGTCGCTACATTTATGTATGCAGTTCAAAGCGCGACGGTCAACTCGTTTTGAAACCGTCAGATATGTCCTATCCGAGTGAGATGCATTGTCCCTGTGGTAAAGTCATAGGGTTTCGTCAATAGGATTGTGTCAACTGCTGGCTGGGCTCTGTCCGGCTTTTCCTCAGTCGCTCAGATCGCCGAAGCAGAAACAAGCACTTGCAGCAAAACTGGCTTTCATATTGGTTGAGTACTACATCAATCTAATATGTCTAGGCGCTCCATCAGCATGTATGGCCGTTACCTCCGTCCGTGGTGGGGCCGAACACGCcgttcggcgccggcgttaGCCCCGGTTGTCGATCgagccggccgccgccagcttAAGCCGAGTATATTGCCGGGATTACCAATTGACACAGCCACAATTTACAGTACTTTGGTTTGCGGTCTTACGGCCCAACAACTTCTTGCTGCCTGGAGCATCTGCTTTGATGGGAAAGCGGTGGGTACGTCAATCTAGGGGCCGTGTAAGCGGAGCCCGAGCGGGAATGCCGACATTTGATGCGGGACTGCAGCAAGAACAAAGTCGAGAGTGGAAGGAACCCATTTGGAGTGACGtccctccaccccccttccatGTTCACGTGTATGAATGGAAGCTATGGTTACTCCGTCCCAGCTGCCCGGAGTTTCCGGTTTCTAGTCTCTTCGAACTGTTAGCACCGTAAGAGATAAGGCTATTAGATGGTTGAAGCAGGGTTTGGCCACGAAGCATGGTCCATAACAACCCGAGAGAAGGCCAACCGCGCTGACCTGGACCGGTGCCGAAGAGTCTTTGGGGGCAATTGCCAGAGTTgcggaagaaaagaaaagggctAGTCGGGCCCAGTGCCCAAAGACACTCAACTCAGTCTTGTCCGCGGATGAGCGTCGTGACCACGGAGCCTAAACAAATAGGGGCAAGAAGGTTTAGCACAGTTTTGCGTCTCATTGGATAGTAAAACGGTCAGATGCAACAAACAAATATCCCATCTCCCTGTTATTAACGGACTGATTGTCCGCAATTGCACTTGACATCTAAACAGAAAATTGACAGGTTGGTTAGTATGATCGAAGTAGATTACCTCAGTTTCATAACTCAAAATAGCGGGATGTCAGCATATATTGGGAGGGAAAGTTTATTATATTGAGCTTCTGTAAGTCTTCGTTCACAAATCCATGTCCTCTTTGGGGATAGATTGTACAGGGATGGTTGAAATGTCGCCAGTGGGCAACTAATTCGAAGGCAAGTTCCCAAAATGAAAAGCTCTCCCCAAATTCGGCAGTTAGAGTTTGGTGGTATGTGAGCTGCCATCGATCCCCGGACAGGGATTAGTCCCGATGGCGCGGTATGAAGACCAGAACACTACGTCTTCGACCGACAGCTTGGATAGAAGAAGTGAGCTCGCTTGTGGATCGACCTCACCGGTCAAGGCCTTCGCGCTCAAGCTGATGCGTCTTTTCTATCAATGGAACGCCTAGATGACCGGGCTAAGATGACATACACCTCAGCCGGCTTATGCCTCGCTTCATCTCACGTACCGTCGCTGTCCGTTCCGAAATAATCACATGTAAACATTAGACAATACCAATATCTATGTCGAACTCTCAAGTCCGAAAGCATGCGCCCACTGAAACTCCTCTAATGCAAGTCATGACGTCGTAAAAGAACTTATTTCTGCCCCGCTGGCTTCGCGGCCGCCATCGCTGCCATTCTTGCCTTACGAGCCGCTCTCCATCCGGGAGACTTGATGCGTAGCACTGTCACAAACGCCGAGTCAGCAAACAAGATCACAAAGGGCAATACCCATGAAGTTTGCGGAAAACATACCCATGACTGCTGAACCCACAAGGACCAGGTCCAAAAGTGCCAGCCCGGTGAAGCACCACCCGCTGCCCATCTTGGTGACGAGCGACGGGAtaacgagggcggcgatggcggcgccggggttCCGGAGCATGTTGCCGAGCGCGAAGGCGCCAGCAGCCTGCTGGGCTACGCACTCAGTCAGGAAGGCGGTCGTGGCCACAAACACCCAGTTCATACCGAAGCCAGCTAATGTCGCACAACGTCAGTTCTGTAGTCTCGCAAAGTTTGTAGAATGACCCAAACAACCTGAAAACAAGACAAAAAAGAATAGGAAAACGGGCAATTTTGCCGAAAGACAGGGCGGGCATGACTCACTCAGAAAcgtggcgacgaggacggccgcGGGGTGCAGTgaggcgtcgacgaaccaCCCGTACATGACGCACCCGCCGGCGCAAACGAAGACGCCCCATATCTGGTCGGCGAGCCTGTTCTCGGGGTCGACGTGGTTGTCCGGGGACGCCTTGACGGCACGGGCACGACGCCAGTCAGAGAATCGCCCGCCAGCCATGGAGCCGACGATcatggcgacgccgacggcgaggaaacCAGCGCCTACTCCCGCGCTGGACCAGTTGTAGCGGGTGGCGAGCTCGGTGGGCAGCtggacggcgatggcgaagtATGTCGAGTAGAGCATGGCCGTGTTGAAGGTCACGATGCCGATGGGGGGGTAGCTGAAGAGGCGCCAGTAGCCGAGCAGAGTTGgcttgggagggggagggcctCTTTCCGACTCAGgggccaaggacgaggagagctTGAgcgggaagaggatgaagccGGACTCGGCATAGAGCTTGCCGCTCCCCACCCTGGC
Coding sequences within it:
- a CDS encoding Putative major facilitator superfamily, MFS transporter superfamily, with the protein product MADSSPSTSGTATPIKDSTTSSHSVPITAVTSAPPPPTGPTSDPEKKAGAPPAYSAFSPWRRRFILIVVTVAGCFGPLAGNIYLPSLPVLEQEFHASATAINATVSVFMLTFAVGPLFWASFADWKGRRPLYIISISIYIVANILLAAVPANYGALVFLRIVQAFGSAAVVSMGAGTVADVTPPKERAFAMSIFLLGPQLGPVLGPVIGGALTIASWRWIFGFLGERSHAYPVPNSPSANIVKIAIAGFALWVVIILMLPETLRARVGSGKLYAESGFILFPLKLSSSLAPESERGPPPPKPTLLGYWRLFSYPPIGIVTFNTAMLYSTYFAIAVQLPTELATRYNWSSAGVGAGFLAVGVAMIVGSMAGGRFSDWRRARAVKASPDNHVDPENRLADQIWGVFVCAGGCVMYGWFVDASLHPAAVLVATFLSESCPPCLSAKLPVFLFFFVLFSAGFGMNWVFVATTAFLTECVAQQAAGAFALGNMLRNPGAAIAALVIPSLVTKMGSGWCFTGLALLDLVLVGSAVMVLRIKSPGWRAARKARMAAMAAAKPAGQK